Part of the Zingiber officinale cultivar Zhangliang chromosome 6A, Zo_v1.1, whole genome shotgun sequence genome, ATGCAAACTCTCTCTATCCCTAACATAAACAATATTTGTCCTAATCTCAGAGTATCCCAGTACCGAACTCAAGGTTTATCATCATCCCACTGTCAGGATCATTTAGATCACTTTTAACCATTTACACATAATTATGCAAACTCGCTCTATCCCTAACATGAACAATATTTGTCCTAATCTCAGAAGATGAGGTTTAGGGGTTTCCTTAGGCTTTAGAAGCTAGGCTGGCAAAAATGAACCAACGAGCACCACAGACCTGACAAGTCTGGGAATTCCAGGTCTCAGGCTGGATTCAAGTGTAGTAATCGGTAAATTGAATGTTTAGGTCATTTAAAGCTCTAGACTAAAAAATGTGAGATACCTAACAATAAGCAATTTACATCAGAAAGTCTCACATCACTTATTAACTTAACAATCAACCTGATCTACCTAAGCTCTTGATTACTGAACTATTCATGCCTCCTAGTCCCCCGCTCCTCAAGGAATTGTTAATCTTAGGCCAACTGCTTGAGTCAGTTCACGACTATAGCTGTCAGTGCTATGCCTACACCAGCCCCTAGCCTTTCCTCTTACTGCACCCGATCTCGGGAATGAGTTGGTATTGGGCAACACATCACTGATATCAGAATTATATATGAACAGCTGGGCATCTATCATGTAAAACAGATGCACCCTACTCCTTTATTCTGAATAAACTGTGGAAGCCaaagaaaatgtttaaaaattatagaacatAACAATGAAGGATAAGCCTATTCTTTTGATTACTTATAGGTTTCTTTTTGATGGGTTTCCCTTCACAGCAGCAAACatataaaatatctaaaatcATAAAGTATCTCGAGCAAACAAAGCACAGCATACTGACTGCAGATTGAACTCATCAATGAGGATAGGTAAAAAAGATATAGTAGCAGACCATCCAAAAGTGTTAACTTCTACTTCATCCATGTTGCCTGTTGAGGTGACAAATATCAGGGAGGTATGATAAATAATGCTACTACCAGTAACAGGCACGAAGCCCTAGAAAGGCCAAAATGAAAGTTCATAAAACATCAGTAGAGATGATAAGATATTTCACGAAGTCGAGGAGTAAATCCAACACAAATGCTCACCATGAATAGCAACTTTTTTCAGTTCATGGATCCTCGACACCTAACAAAAGGAGAATATTAGCATGTCAAGTATCTCAAATACCAAATAACTGTTTcagataaaattttagttttgagCATCTCTCTTCCTTGCAAAATTTGATTTTCCAGAATATAGAATATGCAACACCTTAAGCTATCCTTCAACTtctggaaagatttttaaaaaatgtaaaaggtCCACAAAAGACTGAAAATTTAAACATATCTTACAAGAATATTGATGAAATAACATATTACAGATAAGGGATTAAATAGTCTGCAGAAATAAAAAAGATAAAGGACTACAATATTTACCATGATAAATTCATGATAGCGACGTCAAGTCATTTAGACACCAAGCTGTCCATGCAACTAAGAATCTTGGAGTCTGGCAACTTACTAGAGGGTTTTCcactaaaaaaaatcaagtcttggTGGAAttcatagaatttttttaaatggcTACTTAGGTCAATATTTATTGGAGTCTTCTTTCACCTCAAGAATGCTTGGTGTCATGTAATAAAGATGTAAGACAAGCATATGAATGATACAAGGAAAGAACAGAAGGCCAATACGGGTGTTATGCTATAGTGGAATGAAACCCAGGACAGAATTGTCAATCCGTGTATGAAGTGATCCAATTTTTTAATGGACAATGGTCCAAAATGTTCATAGGATTTGACCTGGAATTGGGTTTTCTAATATGGTTGTGCATAAAACAAAAAGGTaattttagaaaatcatattataattatatttcgAGCCATTCTCCTAAACAATTCAAGTCAAATGAGACCAAACAAAATAGTAAAATGGCCATCCCACCATTTCATTTCTGATTTTGACTCCCCATACTAAACATTCCCTAAGATGGTGCACGTGTTCAATTTTGAAACCTATTTTAGCAAGTAGCATAAATTCAAAAAACATTACAGACACAAGAGAGACAAACATTGTgatataaaaaatgaaaaaattggATTTGATCCTATTTTTGGTCTATGTAGTGTGAATATTTTGACCTCAATGCATTACAGCTATATTATGACATCAGTCAAACAACATGCAATCAAAAAACTTTTTGAAACACCAAATACAATATCAACTCGGAAGGAAATGTAAACCAGCATTTatcaaatcaaatgaaaaataaatatttgcAAACAATATAAATCCAAAATTTGGAATTGCTTATGACAATCAACATCAGCTAGCATACCTTTGAGAACCACAATTGCACGGAATCTTTTGTTCTTCTAGAGGAAATTTGTAATTGTATGTTACTTCTTCACCAGCTGATATATGTCGCTTTGcataaataaaaatctttttctGACCCTCAACGGTAATAACTTTTGTATAACAGTTTGGCTGTAAAAAAGATGATCATGTTCTGAAAGTCGAAACACAGTAAAAACTGAGAAGAATCAATGATAGTACCTCACAGGAATGATTTATAAACCTTGCTAATCCGCCACGTTTGGTTGCATCAACCTACAAAATAGAAGACTGAAAATAGTCATATGCAACAATATACAAATAAAAGGATCGACTACTGATGCACAAATACATTGTTAGTATTGGAACAGGTAATTAGCATGAGCAGTACAAAATTGAGGATCcgcaaaatattttttacttagtaGGTAATTGCAATGACAGCTTATTTCTTGCTCTAAACACTCAGAAAGTTAAATCAGTGAATCAAATTATAAACACATCACGGAAAATCAGGGAAATGATTAAATAATTGGATAAAGagaagaaacatcatgaacattaaGCATTgaaagagaagatagatatgaAAGAATGTTACGAAAAAAGACAATTCTGAAATATGTTCCACCTAGAGTTATATCTATAACAAAACACAATATTCAGAATTAAAAAGATAAGTATATTAGCTAAAGTGACACCATAGATAAAGTAACGACcacaaattatataaagaaataCTAGATTGAATTAAACAAATATGAATAATATGAATTTGAAAACAAAACAAGTTGAAGCATAAGAAAAATTACCCACCACATAATCATCATCCAATCTAAAGAGATAACTACTGCCGATTCCCATCCTTTCATATAGGTGCTCACGTATATCAGATATCTGCACGGAAAGTGCTGCTGAATTTTTttccaaaagaagaaaaaagtgTGGGGCTACAAGAACATAACTTACTCGACGACGGATCAATTCCCCTACATATTCAATGACAAAATCTTCTGCATCAATTGGCTCAAGGGCAACCAGGCCCCAATCATGTATTTTGCTCCTTTGAAACCGCAGTCGTTTCTTTCTTGCCTATTAAgtgaagagagcttgtaaaatatCAAGACTTGAAAACACTATAAGAAAGTGGTTTTCTCGCGCACCTTCAACTGAGTGACTTTCAATATATCAGTACCCTCAGCAGCAGCAAGAAGATTCCGATATTTAACCCTATTTGTCCTTGCAGAAGGGCCCTTGGGATTTATATTATGTGGAGCATTAATATGAAAATTTAATGAATATTTTTGGTTACGAATTCCTCTCACACGTGCCCTGTCAGCTGGAAGTGCAGTTTTTGACCACTTATGCCAGTCCCACCCATTGATTGAACACCGAACGCAACCATCTGACTTTGGGCATGGTAATGTAGCTTTAACCTTCTTCTTTGCCACGTGTTTTTTCTTTGATATCTTCTCTGACCGTATAGATGATATTTTTGAACTTTTAGGAGGTGGTAGTTCATTCAACTCAACCTTCCTCTTAAGCTGAGATTTTCTTCTTGCTACTGAATTGAAGGAAACATAAACAATAAATTGTCTGTTAAAGGAAGCTAAGAAAAATTCATAACAGAAACAAAGTATGAAATATGTTCTTACAGTTTGCATTAGCATTAGAAATGGACAGTCTTTTTTGTCCTTCCTGTATGCTCAAACTAAACTGATCAGTGTCATCGACTTTGTTGTTCATGTCGGAATCCTGCTCTAAAACTAAGCTAGCATCCAACCTGTCTTTTCCATTACCAGTGGAAATCCCTTGAACCGTATAGCAATCATCAGCAATATTATATGTATCAGTTGTTGTCAATTCAGCATGGGACGAGAGTGAACAAGCCTCCTCACGGATCCTATGAGCAGCTTTCTTTAACTTCTGCTTTTTTCTTGGTATATCACAAACAGTCTGTATGTCACAAAGATCTGATGATTCTTTACAATCATCTGCCTCATGCTTCTGACCAAGAAAACCAAATTTAGCAATGCCAAGTAAATCATCAGCATTAGAATATGCATCATTCATAAAATTCAATCCAGAActacaaggaggtgcggatgattCTTTCTGACACTCGTAAGCCTTCCTCAATCTCCGCCTTTTTCTTGGTACACTGCAAGATTCAGATGATTCTTTCTCGTTCAAAGCTAGCACTGACGGTTTGCACTGATGATCAATATTGTGACTTTCTAATTCACGAGAACTTGACTTGTGTGCAGTCTTTTTAACTAGAGGCCCTGACATTGATTTTTCCTTCTTTTGCACTTGCAGAGTGTCCATAGGTTGCTTAGGAAACCCAGAACAACTTGAAGTTGCTAGGGGCTCAGATATTTTCTTGCCAAATTTTTTCTTAcggaaatatttatattttccagTCCTCAAAGATTCATCAATTAACAGTAAACTGTTAGAAGCCCTGGATCTTTCTTTGTGTTTCTCTAAAACGGCAGATGGAGCAGAGGTATCATCTGGTCCATCATTAGAAGTTTGACCCTAGAAAAAGCAGTGATACAGAAGTAATCAACCATCAACCTAGCTAAGTATTTCCTAGCTCTCACAAAAGAAGAGATAAGGCATAACTGAAGACCAAaaaaaggcaaagaaaagtcAAGAATATACCAAGACAAAGTTTTTCTGACGTTGTCCTTTCATGTCAGTGACATTTACTTGAAATTTTCTCAAAGCCTCACATGAAAGGAAATGTTTGCAAAATGAATTGCTGTAGTAAAAGAGCTTCCACGCGTTAAGAACTTGTTCATGAAGCTTTTGACGAAAAACAGCTAAAGCCAAATATTTATTAATGACAGGAATATATTCAGTTGTCTTTCCAGGCCGGAATTTAGCTTTCTGATCAAGAACCAAATGGGAACAGTCATCCAGACCAGGAGGTGGTGGTTCACCCAAAAAGACATCCGACTTATCATCATAAAAACTGGAGGTATTTGGTGAGTTCAACAGCTCAAAAGCATTGCATAACTGTTCAGAAGCTACAGTTGATTCTGTACCAAAACACAAGAATTCTACAAtcaaagaacaaaagaaaaattccacaaagaaagaaaataaaagaaaaagacatGCTTACCATAAGGCTTTGTCACTGCACCAGTAGTCATATCAACTGAGCTAGATGGAGACTCATCATGGTTTTCGATCAAATTGATCATGCCCTGTACCTAGAACAATTAATGATTAGATCATGTAAAGACATGAGGTCCAATGAATGATGTTAAGAGGATGCCTTGTTAGCACAAAACAAGTAACTAAACAATGCATCTCAATAATCGAAGATGAAAAAGAATAATATAATGACAATACCCAAAAAATgaagtataaatataattgtaAATCACTTACAGTGCTTGAATTGTCCTCAACTGCTGAACAAAGTAAATCTGTCAATTCATCTTTGATGACAGCttcaaaaaattgaaataaagaTACCTTGGCTGACACAAATAATTGATTTTCCAAACTTCCTAGGATAATCGTCAGAGTTCCAAATAAGGAAGTGGAATCCTTTGTCACATCCACTTCCTTCACTAGACAACTGCCTTCTGAAGTCAAAGATGACTGAACACAGGTATCCAGGGTCCCTATGTTAGGTCCAAATCCCGGAGGGAAATCCATATCATGTCTCGAAGATACTGGTTCCAACTCCAcgaccttaaaaaaaaaaacatcaacacTAAACCATGTAGAGAAAAGCTATTTCAAAAAGATAAACAAGTTAGAAAGAACATTATATGGAAATTAAAATCATTACTTTATCAGCATTCTTTAGCACCATATCCATCTGATCTGGATCCTGCACCTCAGAATTAACAATTAAGGATGAACATTGTAAGCCAGACCATTGCTTTTTCTTGAGCCATGCACCACAATACTCCATTACAGGATCATACAAGACTGAGTCCCACAAAACTTTCATACAGTCATAGTAACAAAATTTGCTAGTTTCTAATAACACTTCTTTGATGTTTTCATGAATGTCGAGAATTATAGAACATGTTTGCTGTGAAGAATTGACTTCTTGTAGCGTGTTAAGAGGAGGTTGTTCCTACAAAGAAATGTGTTATGTGCCACTTGTCAAAttataagagagagagagagagagagagagagagagagagaggttcagCAACGTTTTTCATGAAAGATGGTTCAATAAGTAAAATTGCTCTTGCAAACAATTATTACCTTCCCTTTCGATAGCTCATAGGTTTTAGCATTCTTATCAATAGACTCAGCCCTCAGATGCCGTTGAGCTTTCTTCGTTGAGATAAACTCAGgtatgatagtgctaaatattTCATCCAGTAGGACTCGACGAGCTGCTTTCATTATGGCAGAGTGCAGCTGAATTGAGACTTCTTCTGATGAATTAAACAATAGACTCGTGAAAGAATTGTCTAATTCAGCATCATCACCCTCGCTCTTAATATCATTTTCAGATATATTCTCACAGTTAATTCTGCTCCATTCTTCAACTAAAATGGCAAGAGAAAATGGCCCCAACCTATTATCCACATGGTAGATCTACAAAAGGATGGAGTTTAAGCAACAGATAAGAAAATTGAGCTTATAGACCACAACAACGAGGACTATAAAAAAAATACCATATGGCATTGCAACTGtatacaacaacaataaccaaaTGGGTCAGCTATACAGATCCTCCTATGTCATTGGGCACAATCTCCTACTATTtcctcatctatatttaaataaattgtatctTGTGCTAACCAAGTCTTCAGCACATTGCAACTGAATATAACAAAAAATTGCCTCAaatatatggcagcttagacatCTACTCCATTTAATAATATGAAAGAACAAAAAGTTAGCATAGCAAGTACCATATCGTGCAAACTTATCCTGTTCTCGAGCAAGCAATAAAGATTTGCAAGTAGTTTTAATGATAAACTCTTACTGTTTCCTAAGAAGAAAATAAGTTGCCGAATGCAAATGCCTGTTAGAAGGCTGAGCAAATAGCAGAGACAAATAAGAGGCATCATATCTTGGAGGAGACAATCATAAACATTTTCATACTAGTTTAGCAGAGAACACCTTACCCTCCTttgttataaaataaaaaattaagaatacACATTAAGAAGCAATATACTGTAATCTGAAATGCACTATTGGCATGTTGGTAGCCAACACCTTTTCACAAATACAATGAAGTCAGCTATGGCCAATGTGGAAGTAAACAATCTAGCAGAAATTAGCTCGACCCCATGCTAATTTGTGTTGTAATATAGTCACGGGGTCGAGCTAATTTCTGCTAGATTGTTTGACACAAATTGAAATCCACAATGGGAAACACCTTTGTGGTAAGAAACTAAAACATCTACCAAGACAGTGTGAAAACAgggacatactgtagcatcataaTGAATCTTCAAATAAAAGTGGTATTATTAACACTATGTTACTTCGGTCGTTTTATTTATTGAGAGAGAGAAAAATGGAGGGGGAAGGAATCATTTTAAGTAAAGGAATTTAAgttaagggaaagaaaaacaaacaaatcaagcTTAATTTCCTCTAGCATCTTATTCAATTGAATGGAAACAAAGAGAAGATAACAAAATTCCTTTCCGCTATGGAATTTACAGGGTAGGAGTAATACAGATtacaaaagatgaaaattaatttataaacatCATTCTTATGTGTGGAAAAGTAGGAAAAGAATGTCTGCTTCAACTCCCTTGTCTCGATTTCTccataaaccaaaataaaaagtGTTTATTTTGACATATATGGATGGTGTTGATTCTGTTtcattttcctttcttatttcgaCATAAATGACAGAGAAATCACTTAttttcctttcctcttctttAATTTATTTCCCACCTCCTTATGCCAAAAAATAGAGAACAAGGCTAACAAAGGAAAGGGAgggaaagaaagagagaaaaccATATTAAGTTGTTTACTTGgatctagaaaaaaaaaaaggaatagaaAATGGCGTATCATTTTACCAATTGTGGACCACATACAACTCAGCAGCAGAAGTGAAATGACTACAGAAGAGGGGGACAACAATACACCGGCCAGTCATTGTGTAAAAAACATGTGTTTCCTTATTCTGCTGCTTTCCACCAAAGTAAACAAGACAGGTGGCTTTTTTCTTCCCTTTCACTTTCTTATGGTTTCAGCCTAGGAGGATAGAATTATGTATCAGCCACAACCTTGCTAAATTTGACCACAAGCGCTCAAGATGGTAGCATTTACAAAAGAGATTAGCATCCCAAAACAATCTAATCAGAAAGTTGTACAATTTTGCTTTTATTATATATGCTCAATTACCAACCTAGACAAATCTTCAACCACGGAGAAAACACACAATCAAGAAAAGACTAAGAGTGCAATAAAGGAAtgaaaaataagataattaataaaacattaaaacttaTGCATAAAAAATAACCAGCATAGGAGAAATTTTCTAGATTTGCACTGTCAAACATAAGGAATAGAATGTAGCCTATGAAAAACAGCAATGCCTAAGCAATTTAACAAGCATGTAAAACAGTTTAaatagattttctacaaaattTCATTGATTGGGGGAATGAGGAACACAAAATTACAGGAATACCACTCAAATGGATTGCCAGAATTGGCAACAAATGTATTGACACACAATTAAGAAGTACCAAGGTTCCAAATGCAATGATCCCAATTTAGCAATTGGCTGAACTATGAGAATCACTAGCCGTGATGTTTTAATGTTCTTGGTGTCATGCCCATAATTTTTTACAGGCATCCTACTCTATAAGTCTAACAGCATTTGCAGGGGAAAAAATGAGTCTGAAAGATAAATAGCACTTGAACAAACAACTAGCCAAGAAAGCCTTAAACTACATAGATAGCTAAGAtgtgcaataattatgttctcagAGCCAGATAAAGTTTCCCAATTTGTGAACCCTGGAAATAGGGTTGTAAATGGACTGGGCATTTGGTGAACAAGCTTAGTTGATTGGATAAAGtttgtttatattcattcaatagtaacaatatatataaaataatgaaGCTTGAATGATAGTAAGTTTGTTTCGTTAACCTTCAGGAACAAAATTCACAAATAATTTATGaattaaacttatttattaaCTTGTGTAATATTTAATTGTAAgtttatttcttaattttttattcaaatatataaaaataaattaaaatagtcattatttataaattttcatAATCTTAAATTActcataatatattaaaaataataatataatataatataattcatGAATTAGATATACATTTAGCTAATTTATAAGGACAACAATGTTGTTAGTTGAGCTTGTTAAAAAGCTCAAGCTCTCGGTTGGATAAGATTTTTAGTAAACAAGTTTGAACAaactcaataaataaataaacaaactcaACACCACTAAGCTCGGCTCGCCTTGGCTGTTACACCCCTACTAGAAAAGCATCCCTATGAAAAAGATATTTTGCTATATTCCCATAAGCCATTATGAGCATTTCTAAGGAAGGCTTTTTACTGAGTTTCCACAAGAAACTCACTTCAGTCACGGAAGGAAACTCCAAAAAGAAGGATGAAACTCAAAAATTGCAGATAAAATGGAGATATTACATTGTTTGTGCTATATGCATAGAATGAAAAATTCCCATAATGAGAATATTCATTCAAACAGAGAGAAATAAAGTGCCTgccaaaaagaaaaataatagactaAAAACACAAAAACATTTGAACAAACTAAGAAATTAATTTAGTGTATAAATACATCATTAATTTATTATCTCTTCAGGTTGGTTCTTCTTTAcaaaaaataactcaaaaaacaAAATGATAAAGTTCTGCAAATGTCTGACTAGGTAAATTGTACTGAAAACTAAGAGCTGTGTATTTTCCAGAATCAAAGGAGTATCCAACAGCAGAAACCATAAAAAcaatagaaagaaagaaaaaaaaataacacaacCCTTACTCAACAAATGTCTAAAGTGTCCATGCAAATAAGACAAAATTCATaagattatcatcaagttaaaatAATCCACAACAAGATCTCAGAAGAAGCTTACAGATTAGAAGACCCAACAAGCTGTGATTGCAAATTTTCTTCCTGAAAACTGGCATATTGATTGCTTCAAATCCAGCAAAAAGATATGTACAAAATGAAATTAACTCTTTGGTTGAAGGAACATAAAGTTTCTACTATTGACCATCAATCAGAATGCACTAAAAAGATGAAAGCGGTCATGCAAAAAACTGTAAAAACATCCTTGTGTAGTTCAAATACTATGCAGTATTTGTAGAATCCATCAGTAATCATACACTTGTAACAAACCTTCCAAGGTTTAGCAAAAAATTTAATACATTGAACAGAATGGAAAGCATAATTCGTCTGTGATCGAACAAGAAAAACACTCATTCGTACCATTAATGAATCTTCAAGATAACTGTTGTGATGCCAATAACACAGTTCAGCAAGCGAATGTGGCCCATGTTTCATGCCTTCCTTATCCTCGAACATCCAGCAGCTCTCTTCACTTGAAAGTGACTATCAGAAACAAATCCATGAGCAAATCCATGAGCTTGGAAATTAATGCACCTTAACTGATCTGTTTGAATAACTTTTAACTTACCCTCATCAACAATGATGTAGACTTGGTCATTCCATTGTTGCTTTTTCCCTGTCCAGAACCGTGAGAAGCAGTAACTGTTGCATCATGTTCTGTTCTTGATGAGAAATAACTAACTGGATCCTTTCCTGCCAACTGAGAATTTTCATCTCTTGCCGTGGCATCTACACTTGATGGGTAATATCTTGGACTTGAAAACTGTTTCAAATATTTCAGGGTTACTGAAGTACTGATGCTTCCATTTATAACAGGATAAACGGGAAGTTCTTCAGGCAAGAATCCAGATGATAAGCCCTCAATAAGCTGTTCTTGACTGTACGGTCCACACATATGGCCATTTTGATTAACATACATCCATCCACTGATTGAAAATTGAGCATATCTATCACAACTGTTCTGGGTAAGTCTAACACCAGTACCATCAGGCAAGGGTAGCTCACAGATATTAGAAAAAGATTGAGAACTTCCTTCCATTGCAACATAAGGGCCTACATCCACTTGTTCGTGCAAACAGGAGGGACCACTACCATCATATGAACACCTAAGTGTTGTATACAATTATAAGATTATGCTCACATGagttacaaaaaaaaatagtcaTAGAAGCCAACAATGAGTTTGGGAAGCAGAAGTGTACCAACATGATGAGCACGTGACAGCATGACTGTGAGGGAAGAAATCATTTGTGTCACTAACacattttgttgatccatgttcaGATAATATACGTccagaagaattttttttttcattagatACATAATTAGTGAAATCACAGGATTCTGCACAAGATCTTGAGCAGTTAGTGCAGCAACCTATGCAGACTACTTCATTGGGTAAAAGTTCCTCGTTTGCCAACTACGTGCAGGAAAGagggggaaaagaaaagaaattagctCAAATGGAATAACTGGATTGGGGAACAAAAGAAATTTTGGAAGGAAAAGGAAGAGAAATGTTTGGGATGCTACATAGAATTCAAAACTTTCTATGGAAAAGTAAAACTTTCTTTAAGTTATTCTGGGTAGGTTCAAATCATGTAATGATATGACATAAGACTATAAGGGCCTAATCCTATGGTAGCCTCACCAAAGGCTAGAAATAATTTCGGATACCAATATCAATAGAAGGATAAggttaaaataagataaaatttatttatatatagatgatgatataataggggatAGAGAGCCCAATAGcgtag contains:
- the LOC121996243 gene encoding histone-lysine N-methyltransferase ATXR7-like isoform X2, which gives rise to MPHPCLPSRRGIPRFRLSHIDPLANEELLPNEVVCIGCCTNCSRSCAESCDFTNYVSNEKKNSSGRILSEHGSTKCVSDTNDFFPHSHAVTCSSCWCSYDGSGPSCLHEQVDVGPYVAMEGSSQSFSNICELPLPDGTGVRLTQNSCDRYAQFSISGWMYVNQNGHMCGPYSQEQLIEGLSSGFLPEELPVYPVINGSISTSVTLKYLKQFSSPRYYPSSVDATARDENSQLAGKDPVSYFSSRTEHDATVTASHGSGQGKSNNGMTKSTSLLMRSLSSEESCWMFEDKEGMKHGPHSLAELCYWHHNSYLEDSLMIYHVDNRLGPFSLAILVEEWSRINCENISENDIKSEGDDAELDNSFTSLLFNSSEEVSIQLHSAIMKAARRVLLDEIFSTIIPEFISTKKAQRHLRAESIDKNAKTYELSKGKEQPPLNTLQEVNSSQQTCSIILDIHENIKEVLLETSKFCYYDCMKVLWDSVLYDPVMEYCGAWLKKKQWSGLQCSSLIVNSEVQDPDQMDMVLKNADKVVELEPVSSRHDMDFPPGFGPNIGTLDTCVQSSLTSEGSCLVKEVDVTKDSTSLFGTLTIILGSLENQLFVSAKVSLFQFFEAVIKDELTDLLCSAVEDNSSTGMINLIENHDESPSSSVDMTTGAVTKPYESTVASEQLCNAFELLNSPNTSSFYDDKSDVFLGEPPPPGLDDCSHLVLDQKAKFRPGKTTEYIPVINKYLALAVFRQKLHEQVLNAWKLFYYSNSFCKHFLSCEALRKFQVNVTDMKGQRQKNFVLGQTSNDGPDDTSAPSAVLEKHKERSRASNSLLLIDESLRTGKYKYFRKKKFGKKISEPLATSSCSGFPKQPMDTLQVQKKEKSMSGPLVKKTAHKSSSRELESHNIDHQCKPSVLALNEKESSESCSVPRKRRRLRKAYECQKESSAPPCSSGLNFMNDAYSNADDLLGIAKFGFLGQKHEADDCKESSDLCDIQTVCDIPRKKQKLKKAAHRIREEACSLSSHAELTTTDTYNIADDCYTVQGISTGNGKDRLDASLVLEQDSDMNNKVDDTDQFSLSIQEGQKRLSISNANANLARRKSQLKRKVELNELPPPKSSKISSIRSEKISKKKHVAKKKVKATLPCPKSDGCVRCSINGWDWHKWSKTALPADRARVRGIRNQKYSLNFHINAPHNINPKGPSARTNRVKYRNLLAAAEGTDILKVTQLKARKKRLRFQRSKIHDWGLVALEPIDAEDFVIEYVGELIRRRISDIREHLYERMGIGSSYLFRLDDDYVVDATKRGGLARFINHSCEPNCYTKVITVEGQKKIFIYAKRHISAGEEVTYNYKFPLEEQKIPCNCGSQRCRGSMN
- the LOC121996243 gene encoding histone-lysine N-methyltransferase ATXR7-like isoform X1 codes for the protein MPHPCLPSRRGIPRFRLSHIDPLANEELLPNEVVCIGCCTNCSRSCAESCDFTNYVSNEKKNSSGRILSEHGSTKCVSDTNDFFPHSHAVTCSSCWCSYDGSGPSCLHEQVDVGPYVAMEGSSQSFSNICELPLPDGTGVRLTQNSCDRYAQFSISGWMYVNQNGHMCGPYSQEQLIEGLSSGFLPEELPVYPVINGSISTSVTLKYLKQFSSPRYYPSSVDATARDENSQLAGKDPVSYFSSRTEHDATVTASHGSGQGKSNNGMTKSTSLLMRSLSSEESCWMFEDKEGMKHGPHSLAELCYWHHNSYLEDSLMIYHVDNRLGPFSLAILVEEWSRINCENISENDIKSEGDDAELDNSFTSLLFNSSEEVSIQLHSAIMKAARRVLLDEIFSTIIPEFISTKKAQRHLRAESIDKNAKTYELSKGKEQPPLNTLQEVNSSQQTCSIILDIHENIKEVLLETSKFCYYDCMKVLWDSVLYDPVMEYCGAWLKKKQWSGLQCSSLIVNSEVQDPDQMDMVLKNADKVVELEPVSSRHDMDFPPGFGPNIGTLDTCVQSSLTSEGSCLVKEVDVTKDSTSLFGTLTIILGSLENQLFVSAKVSLFQFFEAVIKDELTDLLCSAVEDNSSTVQGMINLIENHDESPSSSVDMTTGAVTKPYESTVASEQLCNAFELLNSPNTSSFYDDKSDVFLGEPPPPGLDDCSHLVLDQKAKFRPGKTTEYIPVINKYLALAVFRQKLHEQVLNAWKLFYYSNSFCKHFLSCEALRKFQVNVTDMKGQRQKNFVLGQTSNDGPDDTSAPSAVLEKHKERSRASNSLLLIDESLRTGKYKYFRKKKFGKKISEPLATSSCSGFPKQPMDTLQVQKKEKSMSGPLVKKTAHKSSSRELESHNIDHQCKPSVLALNEKESSESCSVPRKRRRLRKAYECQKESSAPPCSSGLNFMNDAYSNADDLLGIAKFGFLGQKHEADDCKESSDLCDIQTVCDIPRKKQKLKKAAHRIREEACSLSSHAELTTTDTYNIADDCYTVQGISTGNGKDRLDASLVLEQDSDMNNKVDDTDQFSLSIQEGQKRLSISNANANLARRKSQLKRKVELNELPPPKSSKISSIRSEKISKKKHVAKKKVKATLPCPKSDGCVRCSINGWDWHKWSKTALPADRARVRGIRNQKYSLNFHINAPHNINPKGPSARTNRVKYRNLLAAAEGTDILKVTQLKARKKRLRFQRSKIHDWGLVALEPIDAEDFVIEYVGELIRRRISDIREHLYERMGIGSSYLFRLDDDYVVDATKRGGLARFINHSCEPNCYTKVITVEGQKKIFIYAKRHISAGEEVTYNYKFPLEEQKIPCNCGSQRCRGSMN